The following are encoded together in the Vigna unguiculata cultivar IT97K-499-35 chromosome 2, ASM411807v1, whole genome shotgun sequence genome:
- the LOC114174317 gene encoding probable acyl-activating enzyme 1, peroxisomal — translation MDLSISESKRKREMEGSIRCSANYVPLTPITFLERAAVVYRHRLSVVFGDVTYTWQQTHQRCVKLASSISQLGVGLAPRDVVAVLAPNVPAMYELHFAVPMSGAVLCTLNTRHDSAMVSLLLKHSEAKLIFVDYQLLDIARGALQILSKTTTNLPQLVLILECGDRSPPHASNNLIYEDLVERGDLGFEVRRPKDEWDPISLNYTSGTTSKPKGVIYSHRGAYLNSLATVLLNEMKSMPVYLWCVPMFHCNGWCLPWGIAVQGGTNVCQRNVTAEGIFGNVFRHKVTHMAGAPTVLNMIINSPPEVRKPLPGKVEVMTGAAPPPPDVIFRMEELGFVVTHSYGLTETYGPSTICTWKPEWNNLSRVAQAKLKARQGVAHVGLEDLDVKDPQTMKSVPADAKTIGEVMFRGNTIMNGYLKDLEATQEAFKGGWFRSGDLGVKHPDGYIELKDRSKDIIISGGENISTIELEGVIFSHPAVLEAAVVGRPDEYWGETPCAFVKLKEGCTATAEEIIQFCRNRLPHYMAPRTVVFADLPKTSTGKTQKFVLREKARALGSLTKNTSRL, via the exons ATGGATCTTTCAATCAGCGAATccaaaagaaagagagagatggAAGGAAGTATCCGCTGTTCTGCCAACTATGTTCCGCTCACTCCGATCACCTTCTTGGAACGCGCCGCCGTCGTTTACCGGCACAGACTTTCCGTCGTCTTCGGTGACGTTACCTACACGTGGCAACAGACGCACCAGCGTTGCGTCAAACTCGCTTCTTCCATTTCTCAGCTCGGTGTTGGTCTTGCTCCCCGCGATGTG GTTGCTGTATTGGCCCCTAATGTTCCAGCTATGTATGAACTACATTTTGCTGTTCCCATGTCAGGGGCTGTTCTCTGCACCCTAAATACACGTCACGATTCTGCAATGGTTTCACTGTTGCTCAAACATTCTGAGGCTAAACTCATTTTCGTTGATTATCAATTACTCGATATTGCTCGAGGGGCACTTCAAATTCTTTCAAAAACCACCACTAACCTTCCCCAATTGGTCTTGATTTTGGAGTGTGGTGACCGATCACCTCCCCATGCTAGCAACAATTTGATATACGAGGATCTTGTAGAAAGAGGGGACCTTGGATTCGAGGTGAGGAGGCCAAAAGATGAATGGGATCCAATCTCACTCAATTACACTTCTGGGACTACATCCAAACCTAAGGGTGTGATCTATAGTCACAGAGGTGCCTATCTTAATTCTCTGGCTACTGTTCTGCTCAACGAGATGAAGTCTATGCCGGTGTATCTGTGGTGTGTTCCCATGTTTCATTGCAATGGTTGGTGCCTCCCTTGGGGAATTGCTGTTCAAGGTGGCACAAATGTCTGCCAAAGAAATGTGACTGCTGAAGGGATATTTGGCAATGTTTTTAGGCACAAGGTTACACACATGGCAGGTGCACCCACAGTTTTAAACATGATAATCAATTCACCACCTGAAGTGCGGAAGCCACTTCCTGGGAAGGTTGAAGTGATGACAGGTGCTGCACCCCCTCCGCCGGATGTGATCTTTCGGATGGAAGAGCTAGGATTTGTTGTGACTCATTCCTATGGTTTGACAGAAACTTATGGTCCATCGACAATTTGTACGTGGAAACCAGAATGGAACAATCTGTCTCGAGTTGCACAAGCAAAACTCAAAGCCCGACAAGGAGTGGCTCATGTTGGATTGGAGGATCTAGATGTTAAAGATCCCCAAACAATGAAGAGTGTGCCAGCTGATGCAAAAACCATCGGTGAGGTGATGTTCAGAGGCAACACTATCATGAATGGGTATCTGAAAGATTTGGAAGCAACACAAGAAGCATTTAAAGGTGGATGGTTTCGGAGTGGTGATTTGGGAGTGAAGCACCCTGATGGATACATTGAACTTAAGGATCGGTCAAAGGATATCATCATCTCTGGGGGAGAAAATATTAGCACAATTGAGTTAGAAGGAGTGATTTTCAGTCATCCAGCAGTTCTTGAAGCAGCTGTTGTTGGGAGACCTGATGAGTATTGGGGAGAGACACCTTGTGCATTTGTGAAACTCAAGGAGGGTTGCACTGCTACAGCAGAGGAGATAATCCAGTTTTGTCGGAATCGTTTGCCTCATTATATGGCTCCTCGAACTGTGGTGTTTGCTGATCTGCCAAAGACATCAACTGGGAAAACACAGAAATTTGTTCTGAGGGAGAAGGCAAGGGCCTTGGGAAGCTTGACTAAGAACACTAGCCGTTTATAA
- the LOC114174319 gene encoding ethylene-responsive transcription factor ERF020-like: MSKSSALHATSPSRDNKFKGVRRRKWGKWVSEIRVPGTQERLWLGTYITPEAAAVAHDVAVYCLRRPSSLEKLNLPETLCSYSGQLRDMSPRSVQKVASDVGMDVDARNIAAGGSSSGVAQNQESEKKMEEIGAGGDHCDEFWWDGLEGGDSGTWKGNGEDCTDRNGLNISIEDYL, encoded by the coding sequence ATGAGTAAAAGTTCAGCGCTGCATGCAACCAGTCCAAGTAGGGACAACAAGTTTAAGGGTGTTCGCCGTCGCAAATGGGGCAAGTGGGTGTCGGAGATTCGAGTTCCGGGAACCCAGGAGCGGCTCTGGCTGGGGACCTACATCACGCCGGAGGCGGCGGCGGTTGCTCACGACGTCGCCGTGTACTGTCTCAGAAGGCCTTCTTCGTTGGAGAAACTGAACTTGCCAGAAACCTTGTGTTCTTACAGTGGTCAGCTGAGGGACATGTCTCCGAGGTCTGTTCAGAAGGTGGCTTCCGACGTTGGCATGGATGTTGACGCCAGAAACATTGCCGCCGGCGGAAGTTCAAGTGGGGTGGCACAAAATCAGGAGAGTGAGAAGAAAATGGAGGAGATTGGAGCAGGTGGTGATCATTGTGATGAGTTTTGGTGGGATGGTTTGGAGGGTGGTGATTCTGGGACATGGAAAGGAAATGGTGAAGATTGTACAGATAGGAATGGCTTGAACATTTCCATTGAAGACTATCTTTAG
- the LOC114174318 gene encoding LOW QUALITY PROTEIN: uncharacterized protein LOC114174318 (The sequence of the model RefSeq protein was modified relative to this genomic sequence to represent the inferred CDS: deleted 1 base in 1 codon): protein MAVNPFPLSCSKTPILRLPAPPKPPLLCHRHSLICRRYGYSYSYSYPSCAPSLTCKAAQVSVAEESSASGDNWVPVVPLAALPRGERRVILQDGETILLLWYKDQVFAIENRSPAEGAYTEGLLNAKLTQDGCIVCPSTDSTFDLRTGDVKEWYPKNPVLRVLTPALRKLFTYPVKTDEQNIYISLRGGKTDASAEIVFSGKAQPGVTATDVNVEEVRMVVDEIKRDLVLLGRMK, encoded by the exons ATGGCTGTAAACCCTTTCCCCCTTTCATGCTCCAAAACCCCCATTCTCCGTCTCCCCGCCCCTCCCAAACCGCCGCTTCTCTGCCACCGCCACTCTCTGATCTGTCGCCGTTACGGTTACAGTTACAGTTACAGTTACCCTTCTTGCGCTCCCTCACTCACATGTAAAGCCGCCCAAGTTTCTGTCGCAGAAGAGTCATCGGCGTCCGGTGACAACTGGGTTCCGGTTGTTCCACTGGCGGCGCTGCCAAGGGGGGAGCGGCGCGTGATCCTTCAGGACGGCGAGACCATACTGCTGCTGTGGTACAAAGATCAAGTTTTTGCCATTGAGAATAGGTCCCCTGCTGAAGGCGCCTACACTGAAGGCTTGCTCAATGCCAAGCTCACCCAG GATGGATGCATAGTTTGCCCTTCAACTGATAGCACATTTGATCTTCGAACAGGAGATGTCAAAGAATGGTATCCAAAAAATCCTGTTCTGAGAGTTCTCACACCCGCTTTGAGGAAACTCTTTACCTATCCTGTGAAAACAGATGAACAAAATATCTACATCAGCCTGAGAGGTGGAAAAACCGATGCTTCTGCAGAAATTGTCTTTAGTGGGAAGGCTCAACCTGGTGTAACTGCAACTGATGTCAATGTTGAAGAG GTTAGAATGGTTGTTGATGAG ATCAAGAGGGATTTGGTTTTACTGGGaagaatgaaataa
- the LOC114173460 gene encoding uncharacterized protein LOC114173460, protein MVHTNNKIERKGEVVLWLKSERIKMDSLEESVFMFNDEEYYSNESELHEDLWCQDNTHSDGSPDNTLYWESQVSLLQETLERYHVSGSKLRREVGRIIEEVKGSDFCGCLKANPMDCTSCLRRQVVTELRDRGFSTKLCISKWGTTKKYPGGCHEYIEVIAKTSTRKKQIHILIELELREQFQIAKAGENYQHLVSCLPEFYIGKAENLCAIVRVMCNAAKKSMKEKKMHVGPWRKSSFMQMKWSGFNQTTSFETHTTYTPQHSTRSYLTIAAAPTPVVVT, encoded by the exons ATGGTGCACACGAATAATAAGATAGAAAGGAAAGGTGAAGTTGTTCTCTGGTTGAAGAGTGAAAGAATAAAGATGGACAGCCTAGAAGAGAGTGTGTTTATGTTCAATGATGAAGAGTATTATTCCAATGAATCAGAGCTGCATGAAGATCTATGGTGCCAAGACAACACCCATTCCGATGGCTCACCAGATAACACTTTGTATTGGGAATCTCAGGTCTCACTGCTTCAG GAAACATTGGAGCGTTACCATGTAAGTGGGTCAAAATTGAGACGAGAGGTTGGTCGAATCATAGAAGAGGTGAAGGGTTCGGATTTCTGCGGCTGCTTGAAGGCAAACCCTATGGATTGCACGAGCTGTCTGAGAAGACAAGTTGTGACGGAGCTCCGAGACAGAGGATTCAGTACAAAGCTTTGCATTTCAAAATGGGGAACGACGAAAAAGTATCCAGGAGGTTGTCACGAATATATTGAAGTGATTGCAAAGACATCAACAAGGAAGAAGCAGATTCATATACTGATAGAATTGGAATTGAGAGAGCAGTTTCAGATTGCAAAAGCGGGTGAAAATTACCAGCATCTGGTGTCGTGTTTGCCTGAGTTTTATATTGGAAAAGCGGAGAACTTATGTGCGATTGTTCGAGTAATGTGCAATGCTGCAAAGAAATcaatgaaggagaagaaaatgCATGTGGGTCCGTGGAGGAAGAGTAGTTTCATGCAAATGAAGTGGTCTGGGTTCAATCAAACAACATCCTTTGAAACACATACCACATATACCCCTCAACATTCAACTCGATCTTACCTCACCATTGCAGCAGCTCCTACACCTGTGGTAGTCACCTGA